In one Halorubrum sp. CBA1229 genomic region, the following are encoded:
- the hisA gene encoding 1-(5-phosphoribosyl)-5-[(5-phosphoribosylamino)methylideneamino]imidazole-4-carboxamide isomerase has product MSGVSDFEVVPAVDVQDGEVVQLVGGERGTGKRYGDPVEAAERWIDAGARTLHLVDLDGAFEGERVNADAIEAVVESVPDEIGLQLGGGIRTAEGARDLLDLGLDRVILGTAAVETPEIVAAIDETHPGSVVVSLDAKDGEVVVSGWTEGTGLDPAEAAVRYEELGAGAILFTNVDVEGQLEGIDREAVQGVVEAVDIPVIASGGVASVDDVVALKEAGAAAVVVGTALYEGEFTLREAQDAADEI; this is encoded by the coding sequence ATGAGCGGCGTTTCCGACTTCGAGGTGGTCCCGGCGGTCGACGTACAGGACGGCGAGGTCGTCCAGCTGGTCGGCGGCGAGCGGGGCACGGGCAAGCGGTACGGCGACCCCGTCGAGGCCGCCGAGCGCTGGATCGACGCGGGCGCGCGGACGCTCCACCTCGTCGACCTCGACGGCGCGTTCGAGGGCGAGCGCGTCAACGCCGACGCGATCGAGGCGGTGGTCGAGAGCGTTCCCGACGAAATCGGCCTCCAACTGGGGGGCGGCATCCGCACGGCCGAGGGTGCGCGCGACCTCCTCGATCTGGGGCTCGACCGCGTCATTCTGGGCACCGCGGCGGTCGAGACGCCCGAGATCGTCGCCGCAATCGACGAGACGCACCCCGGCAGCGTCGTCGTCAGCCTCGACGCGAAGGACGGCGAGGTCGTCGTGTCGGGCTGGACCGAGGGAACTGGGCTGGACCCCGCTGAGGCGGCGGTTCGGTACGAGGAACTGGGCGCGGGCGCGATCCTCTTCACCAACGTCGACGTCGAGGGGCAGCTGGAGGGGATCGATCGGGAGGCGGTCCAAGGCGTCGTCGAGGCCGTGGATATTCCGGTTATCGCGTCCGGCGGCGTGGCGAGCGTCGACGACGTAGTCGCGCTGAAGGAGGCCGGCGCGGCCGCCGTCGTCGTCGGCACCGCGCTGTACGAGGGCGAGTTCACGCTGCGAGAGGCGCAGGACGCAGCGGACGAGATTTAA
- a CDS encoding ABC transporter ATP-binding protein has translation MGSDPERRPAGGEAPAPDPDRPPAVELDGVTKRYGDTAAVDDVSLRVREGEFFTLVGPSGCGKTTTLRLIAGFEEPTAGTVRFSGESVAGVPPEDRDVGVVFQNYALFPHMTVGENVGYGLNFADPPEGMSRDERVAELLELVDLPDAADREPESLSGGQQQRVAMARALAPGPDLLLLDEPMSALDAQLRERLRVQVREIQSELSITTVYVTHDQEEALAISDRVAVMRDGTPEQIAPPRTVYREPATRFVAEFVGDNNVFAGRVTAIEGTSGGSTAAVDAGGETLRVRVGGATDVAVGDRLTFSVRPEYLRIDEGESRLAATVASAEFLGETTRVTLDWGGRDLVVRTRDPLSGEVVVGFDPEDAHVIDVDAA, from the coding sequence GTGGGCTCTGATCCGGAGCGCCGTCCCGCCGGCGGCGAGGCGCCCGCCCCCGACCCGGACCGCCCCCCGGCGGTCGAGCTCGACGGCGTGACGAAGCGGTACGGCGACACCGCCGCCGTCGACGACGTGAGCCTCCGAGTGCGCGAGGGCGAGTTCTTCACGCTGGTCGGTCCCTCGGGCTGCGGCAAGACGACGACGCTCCGGCTGATCGCGGGGTTCGAGGAGCCGACCGCGGGGACCGTCCGCTTCTCCGGCGAGTCGGTCGCGGGCGTGCCGCCCGAGGACCGCGACGTGGGCGTCGTCTTCCAGAACTACGCGCTGTTCCCGCACATGACCGTCGGCGAGAACGTCGGGTACGGGCTCAACTTCGCGGACCCGCCCGAGGGAATGAGTCGCGACGAGCGCGTCGCGGAGCTGCTGGAGCTGGTCGACCTCCCCGACGCCGCCGACCGCGAGCCCGAGAGCCTCTCCGGCGGGCAGCAGCAGCGCGTCGCGATGGCTCGCGCGCTCGCGCCCGGTCCCGACCTCCTCCTCTTAGACGAGCCGATGAGCGCGCTCGACGCGCAGCTCCGCGAGCGCCTCCGGGTGCAGGTCAGGGAGATCCAGTCGGAGCTCTCGATTACGACCGTCTACGTCACCCACGACCAGGAGGAGGCGCTGGCGATCTCCGACCGCGTGGCGGTGATGCGCGACGGAACACCGGAGCAGATCGCGCCCCCGCGGACCGTCTACCGCGAGCCGGCGACCCGGTTCGTCGCTGAGTTCGTCGGCGACAACAACGTGTTCGCGGGCCGGGTCACGGCGATCGAGGGCACCTCCGGGGGATCCACCGCCGCCGTCGACGCCGGCGGCGAGACGCTCCGCGTCAGGGTCGGCGGGGCCACCGACGTCGCCGTCGGCGACCGCCTCACCTTCTCGGTCCGGCCCGAGTACCTGCGGATCGACGAGGGGGAGAGCCGGCTCGCGGCGACCGTCGCGAGCGCGGAGTTCCTCGGCGAGACGACGCGCGTGACCCTCGACTGGGGCGGTCGCGACCTCGTCGTCCGGACGCGCGACCCGCTCTCCGGGGAGGTCGTCGTCGGCTTCGACCCCGAAGACGCGCACGTGATCGACGTCGACGCGGCGTGA
- a CDS encoding tetratricopeptide repeat protein, which translates to MTDERDGDRHEFSAGQGVDADYEEFTLDPEEIDADPNTVDPVDSRVLTDILDKRNVESDAIDVERLIDVGLSYMGINRFEEATETFERAAQFAEEDSLEAQEAWVNKGAAHAELEEYDQAIGAYEEALRIDDSSEHAATAETNLAYALWEFGRTEQALEHAERAVETDPRFAEAWYNRGFMLVERGLAEDAVTCFDNAIRLGYRSAGVLEEKARALEEAGEHEQAEEVADRAEEIRREAEGQMVEEQTGQAPGPGGRGGRGGAGNRGGRGGQPGAGERGEPAESPERELQGEGPEGF; encoded by the coding sequence ATGACCGACGAACGCGACGGCGACCGCCACGAGTTCTCCGCGGGGCAGGGCGTCGACGCCGACTACGAGGAGTTCACCCTCGACCCCGAGGAGATCGACGCCGACCCGAACACGGTCGACCCCGTCGACTCCCGCGTGCTCACCGATATCCTCGACAAGCGGAACGTCGAGAGCGACGCCATCGACGTGGAGCGCCTGATCGACGTCGGGCTCTCGTATATGGGGATCAACCGCTTCGAGGAGGCGACGGAGACGTTCGAGCGCGCCGCCCAGTTCGCCGAGGAGGACTCGCTGGAGGCCCAGGAGGCGTGGGTGAACAAGGGCGCGGCGCACGCCGAACTCGAAGAGTACGACCAGGCGATCGGCGCCTACGAGGAGGCGCTGCGGATCGACGACTCCTCGGAGCACGCCGCGACCGCCGAGACCAACCTCGCGTACGCGCTCTGGGAGTTCGGCCGCACCGAGCAGGCGCTCGAACACGCCGAGCGCGCCGTCGAGACCGACCCGCGCTTCGCCGAGGCGTGGTACAACCGCGGGTTCATGCTGGTCGAGCGCGGGCTCGCCGAGGACGCCGTCACCTGCTTCGACAACGCGATCCGCCTCGGCTACCGGAGCGCGGGCGTCCTCGAGGAGAAGGCGCGCGCCCTCGAGGAGGCGGGCGAACACGAGCAGGCCGAGGAGGTCGCCGACCGGGCCGAAGAGATCCGCCGCGAGGCGGAAGGGCAGATGGTCGAGGAACAGACCGGACAGGCGCCCGGACCGGGCGGTCGCGGCGGGCGGGGCGGCGCCGGAAACCGCGGCGGTCGCGGCGGTCAGCCGGGCGCCGGCGAGCGCGGCGAGCCGGCCGAGTCCCCGGAGCGCGAGCTGCAGGGCGAGGGGCCCGAGGGCTTCTAG
- a CDS encoding ATP-dependent DNA helicase, with protein MQPSSLSGLPAGVGEALEAEGVAELYPPQAAAVEAGVVDGDSLVAAVPTASGKTLIAELAMLSAIERGGKALYIVPLRALASEKKTEFERWEDHGVTVGVSTGNYESDGEWLATRDIIVATSEKVDSLIRNGAPWIDDLTCVVSDEVHLVDDPNRGPTLEVTLAKLRKVNPGLQTVALSATVGNADVIADWLDAGLVESDWRPIDLRMGVHFGNAIDFADGSKREVPVERGEDQTARLVADALDTEEDGQGGSSLVFVNSRRNAESSARKLTDVTGPRLTDDERDRLRELAEEIRGVSDTDTSEDLADAVAQGSAFHHAGLASEHRSLVEDAFRDRLIKCISATPTLAAGVNTPARRVIVRDWRRYDGEFGGMKPLDVLEVHQMCGRAGRPGLDPYGEAVLLANDADTKEELFERYLWADPEPVRSKLAAEPALRTHVLATVASGFASTRDGLLSFLDNTLYATQTDDEGRLAAVTDTVLDYLAVNDFVDRDRDGGSESLTATGIGHTVSRLYLDPMSAAEMIDGLRSVGGGAVGDADAATGGADTGEFVMTADDDGDEPGFGTYTRAGEDGEESEGPNSEGDADAASDSDGGGDAAAPEVTPLGLYHLVSRTPDMYELYLKSGDREEYTELCYEREGEFLGDVPSEYEDVRFEDWLASLKTARLLEDWANEVDEDRITERYGVGPGDIRGKVDTAEWLLRAAETLARDVEGVDGDVVVAVREARKRIEYGVREELLDLAGVRNVGRKRARRLYEAGVETRADLREADKAVVLGALRGRERTAERILEHAGREDPSMDDVRPDKSASAAATAGSASDESGDGQASLGDFE; from the coding sequence ATGCAACCGAGTTCGCTCTCCGGGCTCCCCGCGGGCGTCGGCGAGGCGCTCGAAGCGGAGGGCGTCGCCGAGCTGTACCCGCCCCAAGCGGCCGCCGTCGAGGCCGGCGTCGTCGACGGCGACAGCCTCGTCGCCGCGGTCCCGACCGCCTCCGGGAAGACCCTGATCGCCGAGCTCGCCATGCTGTCGGCGATCGAGCGCGGCGGCAAGGCGCTGTACATCGTCCCGCTGCGCGCGCTCGCCAGCGAGAAGAAGACCGAGTTCGAGCGCTGGGAGGACCACGGCGTCACGGTCGGCGTCTCCACCGGCAACTACGAGTCCGACGGCGAGTGGCTGGCGACCCGAGACATCATCGTCGCCACCTCGGAGAAGGTCGACTCGCTGATCCGCAACGGCGCGCCGTGGATCGACGACCTCACCTGCGTCGTGAGCGACGAGGTCCACCTGGTCGACGACCCGAACCGCGGCCCGACCCTCGAGGTCACCCTCGCGAAGCTCCGGAAGGTGAACCCCGGGCTCCAGACGGTCGCGCTCTCGGCGACCGTCGGCAACGCCGACGTCATCGCCGACTGGCTCGACGCCGGGCTGGTCGAGTCCGACTGGCGGCCGATCGACCTCCGGATGGGCGTCCACTTCGGCAACGCGATCGACTTCGCCGACGGGAGCAAGCGGGAGGTGCCCGTCGAGCGCGGCGAGGACCAGACCGCCCGGCTCGTCGCCGACGCGCTCGACACCGAGGAGGACGGGCAGGGCGGCTCCTCGCTCGTCTTCGTCAACTCCCGCCGCAACGCCGAGTCGTCGGCCCGGAAGCTCACGGACGTCACCGGCCCGCGGCTCACCGACGACGAGCGCGACCGCCTCCGCGAGCTCGCCGAGGAGATCCGCGGCGTCTCCGACACGGACACCTCGGAGGACCTCGCCGACGCGGTCGCGCAGGGGTCGGCGTTCCACCACGCGGGGCTCGCGAGCGAGCACCGGTCGCTCGTCGAGGACGCGTTCCGCGACCGCCTCATCAAGTGCATCTCGGCGACACCAACCCTCGCCGCCGGCGTCAACACCCCCGCGCGTCGGGTGATCGTCCGCGACTGGCGCCGCTACGACGGGGAGTTCGGCGGCATGAAACCCCTCGACGTGCTGGAGGTCCACCAGATGTGCGGGCGCGCCGGGCGGCCCGGGCTCGACCCCTACGGCGAGGCGGTCCTGCTCGCGAACGACGCGGACACGAAGGAGGAGCTGTTCGAGCGGTACCTCTGGGCCGACCCCGAGCCGGTCCGCTCGAAGCTCGCCGCCGAGCCCGCGCTCCGGACCCACGTGCTCGCCACCGTCGCCTCCGGCTTCGCCTCCACCCGCGACGGCCTCCTCTCCTTCCTCGACAACACCCTCTACGCGACCCAGACGGACGACGAGGGGCGGCTCGCAGCCGTCACCGACACGGTCCTCGACTACCTCGCCGTCAACGACTTCGTCGACCGCGACCGCGACGGCGGGAGCGAGAGCCTGACCGCGACCGGTATCGGCCACACCGTCTCGCGGCTCTACCTCGACCCGATGAGCGCCGCGGAGATGATCGACGGGCTCCGGTCGGTCGGGGGCGGCGCCGTCGGGGACGCCGACGCGGCGACGGGCGGGGCCGACACCGGCGAATTCGTCATGACCGCCGACGACGACGGCGACGAGCCAGGGTTCGGGACGTACACGCGGGCCGGCGAGGACGGCGAGGAGAGCGAGGGTCCAAACTCCGAGGGCGACGCCGACGCCGCGAGCGATTCCGACGGCGGCGGAGACGCCGCCGCTCCCGAGGTCACCCCGCTCGGCCTCTACCACCTCGTCAGCCGCACCCCCGACATGTACGAGCTCTACCTGAAGTCCGGGGACCGCGAGGAGTACACCGAGCTCTGCTACGAGCGCGAGGGCGAGTTCCTCGGCGACGTGCCCTCCGAGTACGAGGACGTGCGCTTCGAGGACTGGCTCGCGTCGCTGAAGACGGCGCGCCTCCTGGAGGACTGGGCGAACGAGGTCGACGAGGACCGCATCACGGAGCGGTACGGCGTCGGCCCCGGCGACATCCGCGGGAAAGTCGACACGGCGGAGTGGCTGCTGCGCGCGGCCGAGACCCTCGCACGCGACGTGGAGGGCGTCGACGGCGACGTCGTCGTCGCGGTCCGCGAGGCCCGCAAGCGGATCGAGTACGGCGTCCGCGAGGAGCTGCTCGACCTGGCCGGCGTCCGCAACGTCGGTCGGAAGCGCGCCCGCCGGCTGTACGAGGCCGGCGTCGAGACCCGCGCGGACCTCCGCGAGGCCGACAAGGCAGTCGTGCTCGGCGCGCTCCGCGGCCGGGAGCGCACCGCCGAGCGCATCCTCGAGCACGCCGGCCGCGAGGACCCGTCGATGGACGACGTGCGGCCGGACAAGTCGGCGTCGGCCGCGGCGACCGCCGGCTCCGCGAGCGACGAGAGCGGCGACGGGCAGGCGAGCCTGGGTGATTTCGAGTGA
- the hisB gene encoding imidazoleglycerol-phosphate dehydratase HisB — MSDHDRTAAVTRETSETTIELTLAIDGDGDSEVDTGIGFYDHMLASFAKHGLFDLTVRCDGDTEIDDHHTVEDVAICLGEAFDEALGDKRGIRRYADRRVPLDEAVASVVVDVAGRPYYDFSGEFSQESVGEFTSVMADHFALSLAHNAGLTLHAAVETGDNAHHEVEALFKALARALDDATRLDERRSDTPSTKGEL; from the coding sequence ATGAGCGATCACGACCGGACGGCCGCGGTCACCCGCGAGACGAGCGAGACGACGATCGAGCTCACCCTCGCGATCGACGGCGACGGCGACAGCGAGGTCGACACGGGGATCGGCTTCTACGACCACATGCTGGCGTCGTTCGCCAAGCACGGCCTCTTCGACCTCACCGTCAGGTGCGACGGCGACACCGAGATCGACGACCACCACACGGTCGAGGACGTCGCGATCTGCCTCGGCGAGGCGTTCGACGAGGCGCTCGGCGACAAGCGCGGTATCCGGCGGTACGCCGACCGACGGGTCCCCCTCGACGAGGCGGTCGCGAGCGTCGTCGTCGACGTGGCCGGGCGCCCGTACTACGACTTCTCGGGCGAGTTCTCCCAGGAGTCGGTCGGGGAGTTCACCAGCGTCATGGCCGACCACTTCGCGCTGTCGTTAGCGCACAACGCCGGCCTGACGCTCCACGCCGCGGTCGAGACGGGCGACAACGCGCACCACGAGGTGGAGGCCCTTTTTAAGGCGCTCGCGCGGGCGCTCGACGACGCGACGCGGCTCGACGAGCGCCGCAGCGACACGCCGAGCACGAAGGGCGAGCTATAG
- a CDS encoding thiamine ABC transporter substrate-binding protein yields MADDTDATTDADATATVDDESDVPGARRRPRPSTRRRFLALGGAAGALALAGCSAEQTGDDGSDGGSEDGSDGSDGDDDGSAGEDGEDGDDAETPTLTVATYTSFIDAPSVSPGEWLKEEFESRVDAELEWATPDNELNYYVERAASGVSIDADLYVGLTTEDLVRVDDQLDDDLFAERGEVGGFDNVRDGLLFDPFDRAVPFDTGYVSLVYDGTAIEAPATFDGLLADEHSGALIAQNPGGSSTGRSFLLHTIHRFGDGGVASDGDGEAVEGGDGDPDYDYLDYWADLQANDVRVLGSWDDAYTAWSNGEAPIVVSYSTDQVFAADAGEDLGQHQIRFLNDQAYANPEGMAVFADADEPELAREFMSFMLEPDVQGEIAQRNVAFPATDTATLPDDYAELAKEPAEPVTFTYDELQGSVSEWIDAWERQYAGN; encoded by the coding sequence ATGGCAGACGACACGGACGCGACTACTGACGCGGACGCGACTGCGACCGTCGACGACGAATCGGACGTGCCCGGGGCCCGGCGGCGACCCCGCCCGTCGACCCGCCGCCGGTTCCTAGCGCTCGGCGGCGCCGCGGGCGCCCTCGCGCTCGCGGGGTGTAGCGCGGAGCAGACCGGCGACGACGGGAGCGACGGCGGCTCCGAGGACGGGTCGGACGGGTCCGACGGCGACGATGACGGCTCCGCCGGCGAAGACGGGGAAGACGGCGACGACGCGGAGACGCCCACGCTGACGGTCGCGACGTACACCAGCTTCATCGACGCGCCGTCGGTGAGCCCGGGCGAGTGGCTCAAAGAGGAGTTCGAGTCGCGCGTCGACGCCGAGCTGGAGTGGGCGACGCCCGACAACGAGCTGAACTACTACGTCGAGCGGGCCGCCTCGGGCGTCTCCATCGACGCCGACCTCTACGTCGGCCTCACCACCGAGGACCTCGTGCGCGTCGACGACCAGCTCGACGACGACCTGTTCGCCGAGCGGGGCGAGGTGGGCGGGTTCGACAACGTCCGTGACGGGCTCCTGTTCGACCCGTTCGACCGGGCGGTCCCCTTCGACACCGGCTACGTGAGCCTCGTCTACGACGGCACGGCGATCGAGGCGCCGGCGACGTTCGACGGGCTGCTCGCCGACGAGCACAGCGGCGCGCTCATCGCGCAGAACCCCGGCGGCTCCTCGACGGGGCGCTCGTTCCTGCTGCACACGATCCACCGCTTCGGCGACGGCGGCGTCGCGAGCGACGGGGACGGCGAGGCGGTCGAGGGCGGCGACGGCGACCCCGACTACGACTACCTCGACTACTGGGCGGACCTCCAGGCCAACGACGTGCGGGTGCTCGGCTCGTGGGACGACGCCTACACCGCCTGGAGCAACGGGGAGGCGCCGATCGTCGTCTCCTACTCGACCGACCAGGTGTTTGCGGCCGACGCGGGCGAGGACCTCGGACAGCACCAGATCCGCTTCCTGAACGATCAGGCGTACGCGAACCCGGAGGGGATGGCGGTCTTCGCCGACGCCGACGAGCCGGAGCTCGCCCGCGAGTTCATGTCGTTCATGCTGGAGCCGGACGTGCAGGGCGAGATCGCCCAGCGCAACGTCGCCTTCCCCGCGACCGACACCGCGACGCTCCCCGACGACTACGCCGAGCTCGCGAAGGAGCCGGCAGAACCGGTGACGTTCACGTACGACGAGCTCCAAGGCTCGGTCAGTGAGTGGATCGACGCCTGGGAGCGGCAGTACGCCGGGAACTGA
- the cgi121 gene encoding KEOPS complex subunit Cgi121, translated as MRGTVAIDDLDGFLSRLDEIGAETGAVVQAFDADLVVSDAHLREATRLAARAVARGEAVARDPGVEIMLYAAGRRQIDRALALGVSEGEQRAAVLVADFGGVPGADRPAADLDAAAAAVEELTTEADGAGDGDFDAERVREFYGVSDRELAATAGDLTDVVRERVALLDVEK; from the coding sequence GTGCGCGGAACGGTCGCGATCGACGACCTCGACGGCTTCCTCTCCCGGCTCGACGAGATCGGCGCCGAGACCGGCGCGGTCGTGCAGGCGTTCGACGCCGACCTCGTCGTCTCCGACGCGCACCTCCGCGAGGCGACCCGCCTCGCCGCGCGGGCGGTCGCCCGCGGCGAGGCCGTCGCGCGCGACCCGGGCGTCGAGATCATGCTGTACGCGGCCGGCCGACGGCAGATCGACCGCGCGCTGGCGCTGGGCGTCTCCGAGGGCGAACAGCGCGCGGCCGTGCTCGTCGCCGACTTCGGCGGCGTCCCCGGCGCGGACCGCCCCGCCGCGGACCTCGACGCGGCCGCCGCGGCGGTCGAAGAGCTGACGACCGAGGCGGACGGCGCGGGCGACGGCGACTTCGACGCCGAGCGCGTCAGGGAGTTCTACGGCGTCTCCGACCGCGAGCTCGCGGCGACGGCCGGCGACCTGACCGACGTCGTCCGCGAGCGGGTCGCGCTGCTCGACGTCGAGAAGTGA
- a CDS encoding DUF424 domain-containing protein, which yields MLLRERETAEGTLVSVCDADCLGETYEDGPVRLAVTEEFYGGDDAVEASAEEVVAGLRRAQVANIVGREAVGVAVEAGLVDEETVLEVEETRHAQLLWL from the coding sequence ATGCTCCTGCGCGAGCGCGAGACCGCGGAGGGGACGCTCGTCTCCGTCTGCGACGCGGACTGTCTCGGCGAGACGTACGAGGACGGCCCCGTGAGGCTAGCCGTCACTGAGGAGTTCTACGGCGGCGACGACGCCGTCGAGGCGAGCGCCGAGGAGGTCGTCGCCGGACTCCGCCGCGCGCAGGTCGCGAACATCGTCGGGCGCGAGGCCGTCGGCGTCGCGGTCGAGGCCGGGCTCGTCGACGAGGAGACGGTGCTGGAGGTCGAGGAGACCCGACACGCACAACTGCTCTGGCTGTGA
- a CDS encoding iron ABC transporter permease produces MTDRRSDGDASRGRARSLRDRLEGRLLTALAVLTSVVLVVVFYYPVGTVLVEAVVVDGAATLSVFAALLRDPFYFGELARLFAGESPLAVANAYLGPDRRLGIVGFTAYQAALSTVASVAIGLPAAYLLARFEFPGRRSLRSLTIVPFVLPSIMVAVGFVATFGTNGTLNAVLSALGLPRVDLMFTLQAVVIAHAFYNAPLVARVTTAAWESVDARAVETARSLGAGPVRAFFDVVAPQVYPAVLTGAALTFVFTFGTFPIVLALGGFELATVEVFVYRLVRDLSYAEAAALAIVELVISLGVLLAYLRYEARNTVSARGARPLPRRRLLPSAPTARDLLPRVGLAAYSVAVAVLFLAPIASMILASVTGGDGALTLEHYRFLLDRQRTGAAFQVRPWPAIRNSLAFASASTLLALPMGVVVAVLTTRRYRGRKLVDAAAMAPLAVSGIIVGLGLLRGLVFGVEVAGWRIAATGAVAIVVAHAVAGYPFVVRTVAPGLEGLDRSLVESARALGASRARVIRDVELPLVWPGVVAGAAFAFAISIGEFTATVVLATGADAYTMPVAIERFIGRRLGPATAMGVVLLVVTGLSFVVIERLGGETSGL; encoded by the coding sequence GTGACGGACCGTCGCAGCGACGGCGACGCGAGTCGCGGCCGCGCCCGCTCGCTCCGCGACCGGCTCGAAGGGCGCCTGCTGACCGCGCTCGCGGTCCTCACGAGCGTCGTCCTCGTCGTCGTCTTTTATTATCCGGTCGGCACAGTCTTGGTCGAGGCGGTCGTCGTCGACGGCGCCGCCACGCTCTCCGTGTTCGCCGCGCTGCTGCGCGACCCGTTCTACTTCGGGGAGCTGGCCCGGCTGTTCGCGGGCGAGTCGCCGCTCGCGGTCGCGAACGCGTATCTCGGCCCCGACCGCCGGCTCGGGATCGTCGGCTTCACCGCGTATCAGGCCGCGCTCTCGACCGTCGCCAGCGTGGCGATCGGACTGCCCGCCGCGTACCTGCTCGCGCGCTTCGAGTTCCCCGGGCGACGGTCGCTGCGGTCGCTGACGATCGTCCCGTTCGTGCTCCCGTCGATCATGGTCGCGGTCGGCTTCGTCGCCACGTTCGGCACCAACGGGACCCTGAACGCCGTCCTGTCGGCGCTCGGGCTCCCACGCGTCGACCTGATGTTCACCCTCCAAGCGGTCGTGATCGCGCACGCCTTCTACAACGCGCCGCTCGTCGCCCGGGTGACGACCGCGGCGTGGGAATCGGTCGACGCGCGCGCGGTCGAGACCGCCCGGAGCCTCGGTGCGGGGCCGGTCCGGGCGTTCTTCGACGTGGTCGCGCCGCAGGTGTACCCCGCCGTGCTGACGGGGGCGGCGCTGACGTTCGTCTTCACCTTCGGCACCTTCCCCATCGTCCTCGCGCTCGGCGGGTTCGAGCTCGCGACGGTCGAGGTGTTCGTCTACCGGCTCGTCCGCGACCTGAGCTACGCCGAGGCGGCCGCGCTGGCCATCGTCGAGCTCGTCATCTCCCTCGGAGTGCTGCTGGCGTACCTGCGCTACGAGGCGCGCAACACCGTCAGCGCGCGGGGCGCTCGCCCCCTCCCGCGCAGGCGCCTGCTCCCCTCGGCGCCGACCGCTCGTGACCTCCTGCCGCGCGTCGGGCTCGCCGCCTACAGCGTCGCCGTGGCGGTCCTCTTCCTCGCGCCGATCGCCTCGATGATCCTCGCGAGCGTCACGGGGGGCGACGGCGCGCTCACGCTGGAGCACTATCGGTTCCTCCTCGACCGCCAGCGCACGGGGGCGGCGTTTCAGGTGCGTCCGTGGCCCGCGATCCGCAACTCGCTGGCGTTCGCGTCGGCGTCGACGCTGCTCGCCCTGCCGATGGGGGTCGTCGTCGCGGTGCTGACGACCCGGCGGTACCGCGGCCGGAAGCTGGTCGACGCGGCCGCGATGGCGCCGCTGGCGGTCTCGGGGATCATCGTCGGGCTCGGCCTGCTGCGCGGGCTCGTCTTCGGCGTCGAGGTGGCGGGCTGGCGGATCGCGGCGACCGGCGCGGTCGCCATCGTGGTCGCGCACGCGGTCGCGGGCTACCCGTTCGTCGTCCGGACTGTCGCGCCCGGGCTGGAGGGGCTCGACCGCTCGCTGGTCGAGTCGGCTCGGGCGCTCGGCGCGTCGCGGGCGCGGGTGATCCGCGACGTGGAGCTCCCCCTCGTGTGGCCCGGGGTCGTCGCCGGCGCGGCGTTCGCGTTCGCCATCTCGATCGGCGAGTTCACGGCGACGGTGGTGCTCGCCACCGGCGCCGACGCGTACACGATGCCGGTCGCCATCGAACGGTTCATCGGGCGTCGGCTCGGACCGGCGACCGCCATGGGCGTCGTCCTCCTCGTCGTTACCGGGCTCAGCTTCGTCGTCATCGAGCGCCTCGGAGGTGAGACCAGTGGGCTCTGA